In one window of Pseudodesulfovibrio sediminis DNA:
- a CDS encoding HD-GYP domain-containing protein, protein MGSTAPAGNGNNTKKQVTLFKVSPYMVIPSRVGGFSLYLKQDNRVVLYAERGELFTEEHKARLAMLDVDYLYIEGTDYSQYMSYLQENILELLNDESIPVKERARVWHDATVSLAKEAFDTSLPAPIDKRQFKRIQSLISNSLKFLAREDALKEMARFIKDGDELFKHGIAVMVLTITTLGTIVKDNSDLMVAVGLGAIFHDIGKLELPPELFRKRFDTLSRRDQDLIKSHPALGVGLCSSLPLPQETLQCILFHHEREDGLGYPSGSTGSMLPTYVKILSICNEYDNLTRGVDGRKKTPFEALTHIKSMRSSYDQEMLKRLIAILAKANLT, encoded by the coding sequence CTCCATATATGGTCATCCCATCTCGCGTGGGCGGCTTTTCGCTCTATCTGAAACAGGACAACAGGGTTGTATTGTACGCAGAACGCGGCGAACTTTTCACAGAAGAACACAAGGCCAGACTGGCCATGCTGGATGTGGATTACCTCTACATTGAGGGCACGGACTACAGCCAGTACATGAGCTATCTTCAGGAGAATATCCTGGAGCTGCTGAACGACGAATCCATCCCGGTGAAGGAACGCGCGCGGGTCTGGCATGACGCCACGGTCTCACTGGCCAAGGAGGCTTTTGACACCAGCCTGCCCGCCCCCATAGACAAGCGCCAGTTCAAGCGCATCCAGTCGCTCATCTCCAATTCGCTCAAATTTCTGGCCCGCGAGGATGCGCTCAAGGAGATGGCCCGGTTCATCAAGGACGGTGACGAACTGTTCAAGCACGGCATCGCGGTCATGGTGCTGACCATCACCACCCTGGGCACTATCGTAAAGGACAATTCCGACCTGATGGTCGCTGTGGGCCTGGGCGCCATTTTCCACGATATCGGCAAGCTGGAGCTGCCACCGGAGCTGTTCCGCAAACGCTTTGACACGTTGAGCCGCAGGGATCAGGACCTCATCAAGTCGCACCCCGCCCTTGGGGTCGGGTTGTGCTCGTCGCTGCCGCTGCCGCAGGAGACATTGCAATGTATTCTGTTCCACCACGAACGCGAAGACGGCCTGGGGTATCCTTCCGGCTCCACGGGCAGCATGCTGCCGACCTATGTGAAGATACTCTCTATATGTAATGAGTATGATAACCTCACACGCGGTGTTGATGGACGGAAAAAGACGCCTTTTGAGGCTTTGACGCATATCAAATCCATGCGCAGTTCGTATGATCAGGAGATGTTGAAGCGGCTTATCGCCATTTTGGCAAAGGCAAATTTGACGTAG
- a CDS encoding DNA polymerase IV, which produces MQPWILHIDMDAFFASVEQLDNPELRGKPVAVGGTSDRSVVSAASYEVRKFGVRSAMSVVKARQLCPDIILVPGRMKRYKEISRMAMGVLAEFSPTIEQASVDEAYLDGTGLERLFGPIDAVCHRIKTRMEEVTGLTCSVGAAPVRFLAKIASDMDKPNGVYIIRHEQIHDFLQALPVKKIPGVGKKLLEILHRLGVQTCGDILQRDREYWQERLGKYGGALHDRARGIDPNLVTPSEQAKSCSAENTFHEDTTDRVVLKKWLLAQSERVGEDLRRHGYKGRTVTLKVKYADFKQITRSRSLDGRTDNTTRIFETACDLLQKLELRRAVRLIGVGVSNFTARTRQVNLFEEEPHAVEATSELDKAVDAVRQKFGGKAVARAELIEFKKSPNNSDK; this is translated from the coding sequence ATGCAACCATGGATTCTCCACATCGACATGGACGCCTTTTTCGCGTCCGTGGAACAACTCGACAACCCCGAACTGCGCGGCAAACCCGTGGCAGTGGGCGGCACTTCCGATCGAAGTGTGGTCTCTGCCGCCAGCTACGAAGTACGCAAGTTCGGCGTGCGTTCGGCCATGTCCGTGGTCAAGGCGCGCCAGCTCTGCCCGGATATCATCCTGGTTCCGGGACGCATGAAGCGATACAAGGAGATTTCCCGCATGGCCATGGGTGTGCTGGCCGAGTTCTCACCCACCATCGAACAGGCAAGCGTGGATGAAGCCTATCTGGATGGCACCGGACTGGAGCGGCTGTTCGGTCCCATTGATGCGGTCTGCCACCGCATCAAGACACGCATGGAGGAGGTCACCGGCCTGACCTGCTCCGTGGGCGCGGCTCCGGTTCGCTTTCTGGCCAAGATCGCTTCGGACATGGACAAACCAAACGGCGTCTACATCATTCGCCATGAACAGATACACGATTTCCTCCAAGCGCTGCCCGTAAAGAAAATCCCTGGCGTGGGCAAAAAACTGCTGGAAATACTGCACCGGCTGGGTGTGCAGACCTGCGGGGATATTCTGCAACGGGATCGCGAATACTGGCAGGAACGCCTGGGCAAATATGGCGGCGCACTCCATGACCGTGCGCGCGGCATTGACCCGAACCTCGTGACCCCGTCCGAACAGGCAAAGAGTTGTAGCGCCGAGAACACGTTTCACGAGGACACAACGGACCGCGTAGTGCTCAAGAAATGGCTGCTGGCGCAATCCGAACGGGTCGGCGAAGACCTGCGTCGACACGGATACAAGGGCCGCACCGTGACGTTGAAAGTGAAATATGCGGACTTCAAACAGATCACCCGCTCACGAAGTCTGGATGGCCGCACCGACAATACGACACGTATTTTTGAAACTGCCTGCGATCTTCTACAAAAGCTTGAGTTACGCCGTGCCGTGCGCCTCATCGGAGTCGGTGTCTCCAACTTCACAGCACGCACCAGACAGGTGAATTTATTTGAGGAAGAGCCGCATGCAGTGGAAGCCACCAGCGAGCTGGACAAGGCTGTGGACGCGGTCCGTCAGAAATTCGGCGGCAAAGCCGTGGCCAGGGCCGAACTCATTGAGTTCAAGAAAAGCCCCAACAATTCAGATAAATAG
- the fliJ gene encoding flagellar export protein FliJ, with translation MSKRFDFKLDKVLDYREQLEEQAKAALTQAKAARDAQAEVVNDLKDCLAAHMHKEERSRSSSNDMWLWRQYKEALEQDISVAHMDLNSLELKLQRCRTQAVERSKEKKLLEKLKQTQAKKHHEEESAREEKENDEMATLRYESQDF, from the coding sequence ATGTCCAAGCGTTTTGATTTCAAACTCGACAAGGTGCTCGACTACCGTGAGCAGCTTGAAGAACAGGCAAAAGCCGCACTAACCCAGGCAAAGGCCGCACGCGATGCCCAGGCCGAGGTCGTGAACGACCTGAAGGATTGTCTGGCCGCGCACATGCACAAGGAAGAGCGCTCTCGAAGCAGCTCCAACGACATGTGGCTGTGGCGGCAGTACAAGGAAGCCCTGGAGCAGGACATCTCCGTTGCTCATATGGATTTGAATAGTTTGGAACTTAAATTGCAACGGTGCCGTACACAGGCCGTGGAACGCTCCAAGGAGAAGAAGCTCCTGGAGAAGCTCAAACAAACGCAAGCCAAGAAGCATCATGAAGAAGAAAGCGCCCGCGAAGAGAAAGAAAACGACGAAATGGCAACGCTTCGGTACGAATCTCAAGATTTCTAG